One part of the Dyadobacter sp. 676 genome encodes these proteins:
- a CDS encoding SusC/RagA family TonB-linked outer membrane protein produces the protein MNLTLSAKQWVAIGIVLMTQSSRVVHSQVIAFASTPARNHAYIGQEMKLKNVLLDLQRHYGVEIIFEDRLVGSVNVASSSLDLSLPIERNLDLLLGQNGLKYKRTRKNTFVITESKAKEAMPVKEVKDEAMNLPETQATGSLVASAGQAAQMVVERTVKGKVTDEAGGALPGVSVLLKGTQRGTSTGAEGEFSLEVPDGGQNVLVFSFVGYKSQEVPVGNQSVIDIKLVPDENALEEVVVVGYGTVKKSDLTGAVGTIKADVLQERPASSLNQGLSGRITGVNVSSNSGRPGGRANIRIRGASSISVSNNPLYVIDGVILNAVDLQNGSTPIDYLNPNDIASIEVLKDASSTAIYGARGANGVILVTTKRGVAGGGRVTYDSDFSIGVAPKKLEVLNSKEFLAVEETIYANAAKYDPVGWATGTKYTDPKLKRTNPRLFDSNGNPLYDTDWQDVMFQKAFTQNHQLGFTGGNEKGTYGAFLNYRNENGIVRESWQKRFAGRFVFDTQIKPWLKVGGTLGYTDQNEKQIDQLGGGGITTMRQVLEALPIIPVKYDNGAWASNRDYPGMEGGDNPLRVASERLFYLRTQTMLGNMYASIALAKGLEFRTTVGTNVINQRRDYFAAKGLQYISNNGDASVINNRYNSWQFENYLTYNKDFARIHSVNAMLGLSWQHVDRFENQAITQGFDDTYFQFNNLGAGASPQAPQSEGTAYGLNSYFARINYGLMNKYLVTFTGRIDGSSKFGAANRYAFFPSAAVAWRVTEEEFMKSVPAISNLKIRASYGATGNSEIPAYRALAGMANNVSGVIDYSVIFNGSRNIGTGIARMANPNLQWEKTQQVDFGVELGLFSNRLSFELDLYRRKVNDMLLDAPLPLSSGYSSIFTNIGSMENKGIEFAVNSTNIRTDNFSWSTTFNISVNKNKVLALSGGSDIFSGATVIRVGEPVGSFFGRQHLGTWSTAEAEEAKKYNMLPGDVKYADLNKDGIINDNDRTIIGKGIPDGFGTFLNTFNYKNWSLTVDLQYMYGNDVLDRSIHSAEDRQGIANSYKTVLNAWTETNQNTPIAQIRPINAYYTTNNDSHKVTDASFIRGRNLLLAYTFPADIVSKLKLDRLRAYASIQNFFVATKYRGYDPEVSNSGSPFDQGFGLYDYPKPRVFMLGLNIGL, from the coding sequence ATGAATCTTACGCTATCAGCCAAGCAATGGGTGGCGATCGGGATTGTGTTGATGACGCAATCCTCGCGGGTCGTGCATTCACAGGTCATTGCCTTTGCGTCGACGCCGGCCAGGAACCATGCTTACATAGGCCAGGAAATGAAGCTTAAAAACGTATTGCTGGACTTGCAACGGCATTACGGCGTGGAAATCATCTTTGAAGACCGTCTGGTAGGTTCGGTAAATGTAGCTTCCAGCAGCCTGGACCTCAGCCTGCCGATCGAAAGGAACCTCGACTTGCTGCTGGGGCAGAATGGATTGAAGTACAAGCGGACAAGGAAAAATACTTTTGTCATTACCGAGAGCAAGGCAAAGGAAGCCATGCCCGTGAAAGAGGTCAAGGATGAGGCGATGAATTTGCCGGAGACGCAGGCAACGGGCAGTTTGGTGGCGTCGGCCGGTCAGGCAGCGCAAATGGTCGTCGAAAGAACAGTTAAAGGAAAGGTAACCGACGAAGCAGGCGGCGCATTGCCGGGTGTGAGTGTATTGCTCAAAGGGACGCAACGCGGAACTTCTACCGGAGCGGAGGGCGAGTTTTCGCTCGAAGTGCCGGATGGCGGCCAGAATGTGCTGGTTTTTAGTTTTGTCGGATATAAGTCCCAGGAAGTTCCGGTCGGCAACCAATCGGTAATCGACATTAAGCTCGTACCTGATGAAAATGCACTGGAAGAAGTGGTCGTGGTAGGTTATGGTACTGTCAAAAAATCCGACCTTACCGGCGCCGTGGGTACAATCAAGGCCGATGTATTGCAGGAACGTCCGGCTTCGTCCCTGAACCAGGGACTTTCCGGACGTATTACCGGGGTCAATGTATCGTCGAACTCCGGCCGTCCCGGCGGGCGCGCCAACATACGCATTCGAGGGGCCAGCTCCATCAGTGTTTCCAATAACCCGCTTTATGTGATCGATGGGGTGATCCTGAATGCAGTGGACCTTCAAAACGGCAGTACGCCCATCGATTACCTCAACCCGAACGACATCGCTTCGATCGAGGTGTTGAAGGACGCGTCGTCCACGGCTATCTATGGTGCCCGCGGTGCGAACGGGGTAATTCTCGTAACCACCAAGCGTGGCGTGGCGGGTGGTGGCCGTGTAACGTACGATTCCGATTTCAGCATCGGCGTCGCCCCCAAAAAACTGGAAGTATTGAATTCGAAAGAATTCCTCGCGGTGGAAGAGACCATTTATGCGAATGCGGCCAAGTACGATCCTGTGGGCTGGGCCACCGGCACCAAGTATACCGACCCGAAGCTGAAACGCACGAACCCACGCCTGTTCGATTCGAACGGGAATCCGCTCTATGATACCGACTGGCAGGATGTAATGTTCCAGAAGGCATTTACCCAGAATCACCAGCTTGGTTTTACCGGCGGTAATGAGAAGGGCACCTACGGCGCATTCCTGAATTATCGCAACGAAAACGGTATCGTGCGCGAGTCGTGGCAGAAGCGCTTCGCTGGCCGTTTTGTTTTCGATACACAAATCAAACCCTGGCTGAAAGTAGGCGGTACGCTCGGCTATACCGACCAGAACGAGAAGCAGATCGACCAGCTTGGCGGCGGCGGTATCACCACCATGCGCCAGGTGCTGGAAGCATTGCCGATTATTCCCGTTAAATATGACAACGGTGCGTGGGCCAGCAACCGCGACTATCCGGGTATGGAAGGTGGCGATAACCCGTTGCGCGTAGCGAGCGAGCGCCTGTTCTACCTGCGCACGCAAACGATGCTGGGCAATATGTACGCGAGCATTGCGCTCGCCAAAGGGCTCGAATTCCGGACGACCGTCGGAACCAACGTGATCAACCAGCGCCGGGACTATTTCGCGGCCAAAGGCTTGCAATACATTTCCAACAATGGCGATGCGAGCGTGATCAACAACCGGTACAATTCGTGGCAGTTCGAGAATTACCTGACTTACAACAAAGATTTCGCGAGAATCCATTCGGTGAATGCGATGCTGGGTTTGTCGTGGCAGCATGTGGACCGTTTCGAAAACCAGGCGATTACTCAGGGATTTGACGATACCTATTTCCAGTTCAATAACCTTGGTGCCGGTGCGAGCCCGCAGGCACCGCAGTCGGAAGGAACTGCATACGGTCTGAACTCCTACTTCGCACGGATCAACTACGGCCTGATGAACAAATACCTCGTGACATTCACAGGGCGTATCGACGGTTCTTCCAAATTCGGTGCGGCCAACCGGTACGCATTCTTCCCGTCGGCGGCGGTTGCGTGGCGCGTAACGGAAGAGGAATTTATGAAAAGTGTCCCTGCGATTTCCAATTTGAAAATCCGGGCGAGCTATGGCGCGACCGGTAATTCCGAGATTCCTGCTTACCGCGCATTGGCGGGTATGGCCAACAACGTTTCCGGGGTGATCGATTACAGCGTGATTTTCAATGGCTCACGCAATATCGGTACCGGTATCGCCAGGATGGCGAACCCGAACCTGCAATGGGAAAAGACCCAGCAAGTCGACTTCGGTGTTGAATTGGGCCTGTTCTCCAACCGCCTGAGCTTCGAACTCGACCTGTACCGCAGAAAAGTAAATGATATGCTTCTGGACGCGCCGCTTCCATTGAGCAGCGGTTACAGCAGCATTTTTACCAATATCGGAAGCATGGAAAATAAGGGAATTGAATTTGCCGTGAATTCGACGAATATCCGTACCGACAATTTCTCATGGAGCACCACATTCAATATTTCTGTGAACAAAAACAAAGTGTTGGCGCTTTCCGGCGGTAGCGACATCTTCTCGGGCGCGACGGTGATCCGTGTGGGCGAGCCGGTGGGTTCATTCTTCGGAAGACAGCATTTGGGTACCTGGTCGACGGCCGAAGCGGAAGAAGCTAAGAAATACAATATGCTGCCGGGCGACGTGAAATATGCCGACCTCAACAAGGATGGTATTATCAACGATAATGACCGTACTATAATAGGAAAAGGTATTCCGGACGGTTTCGGGACTTTCCTGAACACATTTAATTACAAAAACTGGTCATTGACTGTCGACTTGCAATACATGTACGGCAACGACGTGCTCGACAGGAGTATCCACTCGGCGGAGGATCGCCAGGGTATCGCGAACAGCTATAAAACGGTACTGAATGCCTGGACCGAGACCAACCAGAATACGCCGATCGCGCAGATCCGTCCGATTAACGCCTATTACACGACTAACAACGACAGCCACAAGGTCACCGACGCGTCGTTTATCCGTGGCCGGAACCTTTTGCTGGCCTACACCTTCCCTGCGGATATTGTTTCGAAACTTAAACTCGACAGATTGAGAGCTTACGCCTCGATACAGAACTTTTTTGTGGCTACTAAATACAGGGGCTACGATCCGGAAGTGTCTAACTCCGGCTCACCGTTCGACCAGGGCTTCGGTTTGTACGACTATCCCAAGCCACGGGTGTTTATGCTGGGCCTGAACATCGGTTTGTAA
- a CDS encoding right-handed parallel beta-helix repeat-containing protein, whose product MKHLFMLSALAALLITGCSDDKDEPTPVDPQPTEQSVTGEVSGTWTKGNTYKVTGHLQIPEGKSLTIEEGVTVLFSDSVVKPEVVVKGNLYSLGTAAAPVKFTIPDAWKTPVNQFGNLWGGLIAGPNSAEFVLSNTILEYGGAVTTEESPSVKAGLYKAKAGEHVPVVYYPNKDGKLVVVNSTIRNFNEDGFYIEGGKVIIANNMFYTTGVSGGDAINIKSGVQADVAFNLVYSPNTNALKLSNSGYRTPQAYIVGYNNTIINAGWRRPTTKGGSIWLEKGVRSDLYNNLLANDRFGIKKENVDKSVDDRSVISNTLYYGATEEGVKQFQPSAEILKGADDLISAKVGDNDPKFVNYPLTTEGKNATFNTAWDFHVQAGSPALGKGKTNFTRLYANGLVINGVTYKSPAPADYIGAFGTK is encoded by the coding sequence ATGAAACACCTATTCATGCTTTCAGCCCTCGCCGCATTGCTGATCACCGGTTGCAGCGACGACAAAGACGAACCCACGCCCGTGGACCCACAGCCTACTGAACAGTCTGTAACCGGCGAGGTCTCCGGCACCTGGACTAAAGGCAATACCTACAAAGTGACCGGGCACCTCCAAATCCCGGAAGGCAAATCCCTGACCATTGAGGAAGGCGTAACCGTGCTTTTCAGCGACTCGGTAGTGAAGCCGGAAGTGGTCGTGAAAGGCAACCTGTACAGCCTGGGTACCGCCGCCGCGCCGGTGAAATTTACCATACCCGACGCCTGGAAAACGCCAGTTAACCAATTCGGTAACCTTTGGGGCGGTCTTATTGCCGGTCCGAATTCCGCTGAATTTGTCCTGAGCAACACCATTCTCGAATATGGCGGCGCGGTAACCACAGAAGAATCGCCATCGGTGAAGGCGGGTCTGTACAAAGCGAAGGCCGGCGAGCATGTACCGGTAGTTTATTACCCCAACAAAGACGGCAAACTGGTGGTTGTGAACAGTACCATCCGCAATTTCAACGAGGACGGCTTTTATATCGAAGGCGGGAAGGTGATCATTGCCAACAATATGTTCTATACCACCGGCGTATCGGGCGGCGACGCGATCAATATCAAATCGGGCGTGCAGGCCGACGTGGCATTCAACCTCGTTTACAGCCCCAATACCAATGCGTTGAAACTTTCCAACTCCGGCTACCGCACCCCGCAGGCGTATATCGTTGGATACAACAATACGATCATCAATGCGGGTTGGAGAAGGCCCACTACCAAAGGAGGTTCCATCTGGCTCGAAAAAGGCGTTCGCTCGGACCTTTACAATAATCTGCTTGCCAACGACCGTTTCGGGATCAAGAAGGAGAATGTGGATAAATCGGTAGACGATCGGTCGGTGATCAGCAACACACTGTATTACGGCGCTACCGAGGAAGGTGTGAAGCAGTTCCAACCTTCGGCCGAGATCCTGAAAGGTGCCGACGACCTGATCTCCGCCAAAGTGGGTGATAACGATCCCAAATTCGTGAACTATCCGTTGACGACCGAGGGCAAAAACGCCACTTTCAACACTGCGTGGGACTTCCATGTGCAAGCGGGCTCACCGGCGCTGGGTAAGGGCAAAACCAATTTTACCCGCCTGTACGCAAACGGCCTCGTGATCAACGGCGTAACATACAAATCGCCCGCTCCTGCCGACTACATCGGGGCGTTCGGCACCAAGTAA
- a CDS encoding FecR domain-containing protein has protein sequence MEKTISKYTLFEYLAGRANPLERQLVEDWIVRKQNLETFHQWLLEYETKSPQFVPDQDAALTNLLHRLDSGMEEVIEEGKTEEVEEERLPSWFGRRSNRFWLVAASVTVLVSCGWWFRDPILYKSYQTAYGQTTDVYLEDGSRVALNSNSRLKVPRLGFWGDVREVSLGGEAEFSVSHTIDHKRFVVKTSDEFRVEVLGTTFSVFARPRGTKVALKSGSVRIDYSQNNQRKEVMMEPGDLAFLDREGAVQLEKKQDIKAFAPWTEQRYVFNGTPVGEILAMIEENFGQKVSLSDSSIAQRSITGNFKTRNAEELLKTISEVLDLRVEQSGATILLTNN, from the coding sequence ATGGAAAAAACTATATCGAAATATACCCTTTTCGAGTATCTGGCGGGTCGCGCCAATCCGCTCGAAAGGCAGCTTGTGGAGGACTGGATCGTCCGGAAGCAGAACCTCGAAACATTTCATCAATGGCTGCTGGAATACGAAACCAAATCGCCCCAGTTTGTTCCGGATCAGGATGCGGCACTGACGAACCTGCTTCACAGGCTGGATTCGGGTATGGAAGAAGTAATAGAGGAGGGAAAGACGGAGGAGGTGGAGGAGGAACGTTTGCCTTCCTGGTTCGGGCGCCGCAGTAACCGTTTCTGGCTGGTAGCAGCTTCGGTGACGGTGCTGGTAAGTTGTGGCTGGTGGTTTCGCGACCCGATCCTATACAAATCCTATCAGACGGCCTACGGGCAGACCACCGACGTATACCTCGAAGACGGAAGCCGCGTCGCATTGAATTCGAATTCCAGACTGAAAGTACCGAGACTGGGTTTTTGGGGTGATGTGCGCGAGGTGAGCCTGGGAGGCGAAGCAGAGTTTTCGGTGAGCCATACCATCGATCACAAGCGTTTTGTGGTAAAAACATCGGACGAGTTCCGGGTAGAAGTGCTCGGTACCACATTCTCGGTATTTGCAAGGCCCCGGGGCACGAAGGTCGCCCTGAAATCCGGCAGTGTCCGCATCGATTATTCGCAGAACAATCAGCGGAAAGAGGTTATGATGGAGCCCGGCGACCTCGCATTCCTAGACCGGGAAGGCGCGGTGCAGCTGGAAAAGAAGCAGGACATCAAAGCATTCGCTCCCTGGACGGAGCAACGATACGTGTTCAACGGCACACCCGTGGGAGAAATACTGGCGATGATCGAAGAGAATTTCGGACAAAAAGTGAGCCTGTCCGATTCCAGCATCGCCCAACGGTCGATCACCGGCAATTTCAAGACCAGAAATGCGGAAGAACTTTTGAAGACGATCTCGGAAGTGCTTGACCTCAGAGTCGAGCAAAGCGGCGCTACAATCCTTTTAACGAACAATTAA
- a CDS encoding TonB-dependent receptor, whose product MERNSNGDGQYAILRGMDKRYNYTLVNGVKIPSPDNKYRYVPLDIFPSDLLDRLEVYKALTPAMEGDAIGGAVNMVMKDAPDKFTLSANVSTGYNELFMDRKFMGYDFRNILSKSPYERNGSQYNAVPADFSAAAVNYKHKTPAPNLLGSIAVGNRFLHDKLGILLAGSYQNTHRGSNSLFFDSEAVDTLRGEVLTKMSERQYSEQQIRCGLHSKIDFRINEKHKIQFYNAFMNLTNVQVRDVKSTQLTIGGYDPVAGNATLGYSTRSRLTRQQIFNSTLQGKHQLLEALALQWSAVYSKATSEVPDNVTVPLIGVMENFRERKTTVGDASRRWEHNSDRDLSGYFNLVYHTVMGAAQVEWTTGGLFRDKSRSNFYNNYQLRPADPFAEYGRDFTDYTQIRWTIQNPRGSVASALNYDATEQIKAGFIQFKAETKYLEILGGVRAEATNQGYSMLFPIGEDRPDGRQKYTDILPSLHFKYKPKDHINLRASYFRSVNRPGFFEIVPYRIVQEEYQERGNPDLKRAIADNIDLRYELFPRSSEQLMVGIFYKMIKNPIEYTLQRDAVRGQDIYYSPGNFGNAKNYGLEIDYIKYIKQFGIKANYTYTHSRITTPKSRRIRNESGDLETINVNQTRPLYGQSAHVANLSILYKNQENGIDAQLAGGYTGDRINTVSQFLDNDLWQKGFIQMDASVEKTFRNGLGVFLKANNLLDTPMEVYMKNTNASNAHIPHQDLPGKTLIRRDRYQRSYLIGVRYKF is encoded by the coding sequence ATCGAGCGCAACAGCAATGGCGATGGCCAATACGCGATCCTGCGCGGAATGGACAAACGCTATAATTATACCCTGGTGAATGGCGTCAAAATCCCCAGTCCGGATAATAAATACCGCTATGTGCCGCTGGATATCTTCCCTTCCGACCTTCTCGACCGCCTCGAAGTGTACAAGGCATTAACGCCCGCCATGGAAGGCGACGCGATCGGCGGCGCGGTGAATATGGTCATGAAGGATGCGCCCGACAAGTTTACGCTCTCTGCAAACGTATCAACCGGCTACAACGAGCTATTTATGGACCGCAAGTTTATGGGCTACGATTTCCGGAATATCCTATCGAAGTCGCCGTATGAGCGCAATGGTAGCCAGTATAATGCGGTCCCGGCGGATTTTTCGGCGGCAGCCGTGAATTACAAACACAAAACGCCCGCCCCCAACCTGCTTGGAAGCATTGCCGTAGGGAATCGTTTTCTGCACGACAAGCTGGGTATCCTGCTCGCGGGAAGTTACCAGAACACCCATCGCGGAAGCAATAGCCTGTTCTTCGACTCCGAGGCGGTCGATACTCTGCGCGGCGAAGTACTTACCAAAATGAGCGAACGGCAGTATTCCGAGCAGCAAATCCGCTGCGGTTTGCATTCCAAAATCGATTTCCGCATTAATGAAAAACACAAAATCCAATTCTATAATGCGTTCATGAACCTGACGAACGTCCAGGTACGCGATGTCAAATCCACCCAGCTTACGATTGGCGGCTACGACCCTGTGGCCGGCAATGCGACGCTCGGCTATTCCACCCGCTCGCGTCTGACCAGGCAGCAAATCTTCAACAGTACGTTGCAGGGAAAACACCAACTGCTCGAAGCGCTGGCTCTGCAATGGTCGGCAGTGTATTCCAAAGCGACCAGCGAGGTTCCCGACAATGTGACCGTGCCGCTGATCGGGGTGATGGAAAACTTCCGGGAAAGAAAAACGACCGTCGGCGACGCCTCGCGCCGCTGGGAGCACAACTCCGACCGCGACCTTTCGGGCTACTTCAATCTGGTTTATCATACGGTTATGGGCGCGGCGCAGGTGGAATGGACCACAGGCGGATTGTTCCGCGACAAATCACGCTCCAATTTTTATAATAACTACCAACTCCGGCCCGCCGACCCGTTTGCAGAATATGGAAGAGATTTTACCGACTACACCCAGATCCGCTGGACGATTCAGAACCCGCGCGGCTCTGTCGCCAGCGCGCTGAATTATGATGCTACCGAGCAAATCAAAGCGGGTTTCATTCAATTCAAAGCCGAAACAAAATACCTGGAAATCCTCGGTGGCGTGCGTGCCGAAGCGACCAACCAGGGATATTCGATGCTATTTCCTATCGGCGAAGACCGGCCGGATGGCAGGCAAAAGTACACCGACATTTTGCCGAGCCTGCATTTTAAATACAAGCCGAAAGACCATATCAACCTGCGTGCCTCCTACTTCCGGTCGGTCAACCGCCCGGGCTTCTTTGAGATCGTGCCTTACCGCATCGTGCAGGAAGAATACCAGGAGCGCGGCAATCCCGATCTGAAACGCGCTATCGCCGACAATATCGACCTGCGCTATGAGCTCTTTCCACGCTCTTCGGAGCAGTTAATGGTGGGTATTTTTTATAAAATGATCAAAAATCCGATCGAATACACACTCCAGCGCGATGCGGTCCGCGGGCAGGACATCTACTATTCGCCCGGCAATTTCGGGAATGCGAAGAACTACGGGCTGGAAATCGATTATATCAAATACATAAAACAGTTCGGGATCAAGGCCAATTATACCTACACCCATTCGCGCATTACCACACCTAAATCCAGGCGCATACGCAACGAAAGCGGCGACCTGGAAACGATCAACGTGAACCAAACCCGGCCGCTTTACGGACAGTCGGCCCATGTAGCCAACCTTTCCATACTTTACAAAAACCAGGAAAACGGCATCGACGCGCAGCTCGCCGGCGGTTACACAGGCGACAGGATTAATACCGTTTCACAGTTCCTCGATAACGACCTCTGGCAAAAGGGTTTTATTCAAATGGATGCCTCCGTCGAAAAAACATTCCGGAACGGTCTGGGCGTGTTTCTGAAAGCGAATAACCTCCTGGACACGCCAATGGAAGTTTACATGAAGAATACCAATGCCTCGAATGCCCATATCCCGCACCAGGACCTGCCTGGCAAAACGCTCATCCGCCGCGACCGTTACCAGCGCTCCTACCTCATTGGCGTACGCTACAAGTTTTAA
- a CDS encoding RagB/SusD family nutrient uptake outer membrane protein, with translation MTTISKKIGLLAMLSIFGATGCSDFLDESDPSNFTVENYFTKPEHARSSVNAIYANLRVPMNSGFGGGTWMMTEFATGLANTDLGQAVNSYFVKDLRNTSDNGYGQSYWQFYYKGIANANLSIAKIPGISMDAAEAKRLMGEAYFLRAFYYFNLVQMFGNIPLILDPVDLQSEQLRPSAAAPEEIYNRIVEDLKIAEAAGLPLTDASGKVSTGAVKSLLAKVYLTMAGYPLQKGAAYYDLAAKKAEEVIDSKQFKLFASYDDLHNPAKKNVEENIFMIQFKTQILPSNWQVSIIPYNKNISAYSDETGGIYATGDFVRSYEPNDLRAKEKQFFFTKFTNESDRTKEVDLGGYFIYKHFDNVAQTSTANSDLNWPVIRYADVLLMYAEASNEVSGPSAKAYEAVNAIRTRAQLPALAGLTKDTFREAVWKERWHELCFENITWFDMARLRKAFNVTTKKFDNYVGHKFSYGPTLTERELLFPIPTAEIRNNTNLNQNKGY, from the coding sequence ATGACTACCATATCAAAGAAAATCGGCTTGCTCGCCATGTTGAGCATTTTCGGGGCGACAGGTTGTTCGGACTTCCTGGATGAATCCGATCCCAGCAATTTTACGGTCGAAAACTATTTTACCAAACCGGAGCACGCACGCAGCTCGGTGAATGCGATCTATGCCAACCTGCGTGTACCGATGAACAGCGGCTTCGGTGGTGGGACGTGGATGATGACCGAGTTTGCCACCGGCCTTGCAAATACCGATCTTGGCCAGGCTGTGAACAGCTATTTTGTGAAAGACCTTCGGAATACTTCCGACAATGGCTATGGACAGTCGTACTGGCAATTTTATTATAAGGGCATTGCCAATGCGAACCTGTCGATTGCCAAAATACCCGGTATTTCTATGGATGCGGCCGAGGCAAAACGGCTGATGGGCGAGGCTTATTTCCTCCGCGCATTCTATTATTTCAACCTGGTGCAGATGTTCGGTAATATCCCGCTTATTCTCGATCCTGTTGATTTGCAATCGGAGCAACTGCGGCCTTCCGCGGCAGCACCGGAGGAGATTTACAATCGTATTGTGGAGGATTTGAAAATCGCGGAAGCCGCCGGTTTACCACTAACCGACGCGTCGGGAAAAGTGAGTACCGGGGCTGTGAAATCGCTGCTCGCGAAAGTTTATCTGACAATGGCCGGCTATCCGTTGCAGAAAGGTGCCGCTTATTACGATTTGGCTGCCAAAAAAGCGGAGGAAGTAATCGATTCCAAGCAGTTCAAACTGTTTGCTTCTTACGACGATCTGCATAATCCCGCCAAAAAGAATGTGGAGGAAAACATTTTTATGATCCAGTTCAAAACGCAGATACTTCCTTCCAACTGGCAGGTTTCCATCATCCCTTACAACAAAAATATCTCGGCCTATTCCGATGAAACGGGCGGCATTTATGCTACGGGTGATTTTGTGAGGTCATATGAACCCAACGATTTGCGTGCGAAGGAGAAGCAATTTTTCTTCACCAAATTCACCAACGAATCCGACCGTACCAAGGAAGTCGACCTGGGAGGCTATTTTATCTACAAACATTTTGACAATGTGGCCCAAACCAGCACGGCCAACAGTGACCTGAACTGGCCGGTGATCCGCTATGCCGATGTGCTCCTAATGTATGCAGAAGCTTCCAATGAAGTAAGTGGCCCGTCGGCCAAAGCCTATGAGGCGGTAAATGCGATCCGCACCCGGGCGCAGCTACCTGCATTGGCCGGGCTCACCAAAGACACATTCCGCGAGGCGGTATGGAAAGAACGCTGGCACGAACTGTGCTTCGAAAACATCACCTGGTTCGATATGGCGCGTTTGCGGAAGGCATTCAATGTAACTACCAAAAAATTCGACAACTATGTCGGGCACAAATTCTCCTACGGGCCCACTTTGACGGAGCGTGAGTTGCTTTTCCCTATTCCGACAGCGGAGATCCGCAACAACACCAATCTGAACCAGAACAAAGGATATTAG
- a CDS encoding phytase, with protein sequence MKLFIIPAISGLAAMVIACQSTQNAPFHSAKADTVSSIVQPVFITDTVAHDTDDPAIWINPADPAQSLIIGTDKDQDGGLYVFDLQGKLQRDKTVTGLKRPDNVDVEYGLNLAGKPTDIAVTTERFTHKLRIYSLPHMRPVDNGGIEVFVGETGENMRDLMGIALYKSKSDKIYAIVGRKSGPTDGTYLWQYLLEDNGKGQVKASLVRKFGKYSGLKEIEAIAVDDQLGYVYYSDEGTGVRKYYADPEKGNEELALFATSGFTEDHEGISIYQLTESTGYILVSDQGANSFQIFPREGTSGKPHQHPLLRKVTVRASHSDGSDVVSVPLDAQFKNGLFVAMSDDKTFHLYRWEDIAGKHLKSIR encoded by the coding sequence GTGAAATTATTCATAATACCGGCCATTTCCGGCCTGGCGGCAATGGTTATTGCTTGCCAGTCCACCCAAAACGCCCCCTTTCATTCCGCTAAGGCTGACACTGTCAGTTCAATCGTCCAGCCGGTTTTCATTACCGACACCGTTGCCCACGATACCGACGATCCGGCGATCTGGATCAACCCCGCCGATCCCGCCCAAAGCCTGATCATCGGTACGGACAAAGACCAGGACGGCGGCCTGTATGTGTTCGACCTACAAGGCAAATTGCAGCGCGACAAAACCGTCACCGGCCTGAAACGCCCTGACAATGTCGACGTCGAATATGGCCTGAATCTCGCCGGCAAGCCCACCGACATCGCCGTCACCACCGAGCGGTTCACCCACAAGCTGCGCATTTACAGCCTGCCCCACATGCGGCCTGTCGACAATGGTGGTATCGAGGTGTTTGTCGGAGAAACAGGTGAAAATATGCGTGATTTGATGGGTATTGCGCTTTATAAAAGCAAGTCAGACAAAATATACGCCATTGTCGGCCGGAAATCGGGGCCAACCGACGGGACTTATCTTTGGCAATATTTGCTCGAAGACAATGGCAAAGGCCAGGTAAAAGCATCGCTCGTCCGCAAATTCGGGAAATACAGTGGTCTGAAAGAAATCGAAGCCATTGCCGTCGACGATCAGTTAGGTTATGTGTATTATTCCGATGAAGGTACGGGCGTCCGCAAATATTACGCCGATCCCGAGAAGGGGAACGAAGAGCTGGCGCTTTTTGCCACCAGCGGCTTTACCGAAGACCATGAGGGCATTTCCATTTACCAGCTCACGGAAAGTACCGGCTACATTCTCGTTTCGGACCAGGGTGCCAATAGTTTTCAGATATTTCCAAGAGAAGGAACATCCGGCAAGCCTCATCAACATCCTCTACTGAGAAAAGTGACCGTCAGAGCAAGCCACAGCGACGGCTCCGATGTCGTATCTGTTCCCCTCGATGCGCAATTCAAAAATGGTTTGTTCGTAGCTATGAGCGACGATAAAACGTTTCATTTGTACCGCTGGGAAGACATTGCCGGAAAACATTTGAAATCGATCAGGTAA